The sequence below is a genomic window from bacterium.
ACCCAGTCGTGCACCGGCTTCAGTTCCTTCGCGTTGAGCCGATACAAGCGAAGTTGCCCGTATTTGCTCACCGACACAATCCCCACTTTGCGGAGCACGCCGAGGTGCTTCGACACCGTCGGCTGGGGCAGCCGAAGCCTCGCGACGACCTCCCCGACCGCGTGCGCCTTCCCGTCCACCAGCACCCCGATGATCGCGCGCCGCCGGGGCTCGGCAATCGCGTTGAAAACATCCGTGGTAGTCGCAGCCCGCGGCATTCTTTGATTATATTCTCATATAGGCATATGTCAAGCGAAAAAATCCCCGGCCCGCTGGATTCGCCGGGGTGCTCCTCAGTTCGGCGATCAAGAACGTGGACGGCGGCGCGCCGAATGGGCGCGCCGCCAGGTCACGGGGAGGGCGCTGGAAGAACGGTCACGGTGGTACCAGGCGTCGTACCCATCTGCAGCTGCTCCCCCAGACCGACTCCAGTGTTTTGTGCGGGATTCGGGCCGGGGATTACGACTTGGTACTGTGGAAACGAAGGCCCGGATCCTCCTGCCGGCGCTTGCTGGACGATCACCAGCGCGTTCGTCCCGGGGGCGCCTGGTGCGACCGTGACCCCGGTTCCCAGGGCCAATGCCACAATTCCGATACCAACTGCGAACGCCAATTTCTTACCCACCATCATCATTCCCACCCACTATTCCAGAGTCGGCGGCATCAGGTCGATCGAGATGCTTCCGGAAACAGTTGCGGTTCCGGTGTCCACGAGCGTTGGGGCATCCAACCTGAAACTCGTCCGCGTTCCGTAGATCACTGCACCTTCGAAGGCACAGCCACCGTCGCACCGATACGTCCCGCCGACCACGGGTGCGCCGCCGGACACGATCACCCACTCGCCGTTGGCATAGGCTCCCTGGACGAACATCCCACCCCACTCTCCGGCGATCGTTCCGCGGGCGGGCGCCCCGGTGAACGTGAGCGTATACGGGAGCCTGGCGTCCTGCGCAGCCACTTGGGCGGCGAGGGCGCCGACGAGCACAAGCACAACGATCAGATAGCGCATTGTCATCACCCCTCCTTTCTTGCGACGCTCCGATTGAGGAACTTCCATCTCTACTGTTGCAGAGGTAGACGCCGGCGACATCGTCCCAAAGGGCATCCCTGCCGCAGACACCTGTGCGTCCCTTTGGCCCGCCGTCATCTTCAAGCGTCGCATCCGCGCAGATGAACGCCGTCAGGCTGCGGTGAGTCGCGAGTGAGACGCGCCGGTGTGTCGAAGCATGTTGAGTTCGGCGTGGGCTCCCTCCGCGGCCGCTTGGTGAAACGCGGCTACGCGCTTAGCCTCTCGCAACCGATCCTCATGGTAGCGGGCCCGCGCGACGAGCTCATCCTCCCGCATCCGGGCGTATAGGGTCTGCGTAGTTTCCATGACCTACACCTCTCTGCGACGACTGGACCAGGGCTCAGCCGGTCGTGGCCAGCCGTTACTTTTGAGCACGTCCTCGGTGGCCGACAAAGCGGAGCCTGTCGAGTTCCAACTGTGATCAGGGCTGGTAGTGCAACCCCTGCACGATGGCGCACAGCTGCGGCGCCTCAGGAATCGACCAGGCATTCGTCACCAACCCGTTTCCTTCGATGTCCGCGTAGACCGCCACTGCGGTGTTGAGATCTTCCTCGTCGTAGGCGATCATCGCCACCACATGACCCCCGATGGTGAGGGCTTGGAAGGAGGCATTATCGTCATCCGCCGGTCGGCCCGGCACGACATAGTTGACGTAGCTGACAACCGGGGCGCCAGCGGCGCACGACCCGAGGGGTCCTCCGTCAATTTTTGTGAGGCCGGTCACGAGGGACCCCATCCGGTCTCCAACCTTCGCGATTCGAAGAGCCTGGGCGGACGCCGCCATCGTGACGGAGACGGCCAGCAGGACCACTGGAATTCCGATATACCATTTGCGACTCATGGCTCACTCTCCCATTCTCTCGTCTTGCCTTTGACAGTGCCATTTTCGAAGAGCACCGGCATCGTCCGAATGGCCGCGTCCCCATTGGCCATAGGGGCACCGAAGGGACACGCCAGACTGCGCGAGGCGATATGGCTCGCGCGACATCTCCTCACTTCCTCGAGAACGAAGTCGTCCCTGACCACGAGCCGCCCGGCGGCCGCAGCAGCTCCACCGCCTCAGACCGAACCGTGCCGGGGATGTCGACCAGAAGGCTCGAGCCGGCCGTTTGCGCCACTGTCCGATGCGGACCCCCAGGGGGCGCGATGACGATCGCCATGGCTAGAAAGACGGTCGTGATCGCGCGGATACGGGGGTGATGGGCGTGGCGACACGTCTTGACGTAGAGGTTCTCAAACCATCAACCGGCCGGCATCGTCCCTTTGGGCAGGCGGGGCTCGTCCCAATGGACCTTGTTGGGCTCTGCGCCGACGAGCATACTTCGCTCGACAGAACGGAAGCGCAGGGCGTCTCGGCCCATCGCAGATCGGACCTGGATGACAGTGAGAGGGGGCATTCACCATGGTGCGGTTTCGCTGCCCTGAATGCGGGGAGGAAACGGAGCTTGAGGCGCAGCTCGGGTGCGAGATCGTCTCTGTCTATTGTCTCAAGCACACCGGTGGCGCGGACGCCCATCTACGGCCCGTGCACATGACGGCGAAGATGGAGCACGTAACGGTCTTGGCCGAACCGGAATGGACGAGGGTCGCGGCGTGAGCCACACCCGGCGTCCGGCGCTTCGGCGATTGCGCCAGGGGGGCGTGTATATGTCTGAGGACGCGCGGTACACCGGCCGCGAGCGTCGAGAGTTCGTCATCAGAGTCGAACAAGGCCTGGCGCAGGCCGATCTCGGCGAGACGGTTCCCCACACGGAGGCGGCACAATCGCCTGACGGCGTGATGCCAATCGCCTGGACCTTCCAGGCGGTTCAGGACATGGGGGCGGCGCGAATGTACTCTGCTCCGGACTCTGCCCAGTATGCGGCTTCAGTGACCGCGCAGCTCGTCTCGGCCGTCGATCGCCTCGCAGACTTTCCCTTATCAGGGGC
It includes:
- a CDS encoding metalloregulator ArsR/SmtB family transcription factor; its protein translation is MPRAATTTDVFNAIAEPRRRAIIGVLVDGKAHAVGEVVARLRLPQPTVSKHLGVLRKVGIVSVSKYGQLRLYRLNAKELKPVHDWVKTYERHWGRQIDRIKERAESKMREQSVHESRPAKDKEGGSW
- a CDS encoding type II toxin-antitoxin system RelE/ParE family toxin, with amino-acid sequence MSEDARYTGRERREFVIRVEQGLAQADLGETVPHTEAAQSPDGVMPIAWTFQAVQDMGAARMYSAPDSAQYAASVTAQLVSAVDRLADFPLSGAMVPELQDETIRVVSLGPFRVVYRVTPYDLQILTVFQDVVSRFAASS